Proteins encoded within one genomic window of Triticum aestivum cultivar Chinese Spring chromosome 2D, IWGSC CS RefSeq v2.1, whole genome shotgun sequence:
- the LOC123055920 gene encoding ubiquinol oxidase 1b, mitochondrial, whose translation MPGSHRLEQRLDICVHDVRSPPARRRATAVLHLHCPRSAATPHANQESGAEKPESASTPEQSKRAVVSYWGIEPRKLVKDDGTEWPWFCFRPWDTYRPDTSIDVTKHHEPKALADKVAYFVVRSLRVPRDLFFQRRHASHALLLETVAAVPPMVGGVLLHLRSLRRFEHSGGWIRALMEEAENERMHLMTFMEVTQPLWYERALVIAVQGVFFNAYFFGYLISPKFAHRVVGYLEEEAVHSYTEFLKDLDDGKIDNVPASAIAIDYWRLPANATLKAVVTVVRADEAHHRDVNHFASDVYYQGMQLKATPAPIGYH comes from the exons ATGCCCGGATCACATCGCCTGGAGCAGCGGCTGGATATCTGCGTCCACGACGTCCGCTCTC CACCGGCGCGCCGCCGCGCGACGGCTGTGCTGCACCTGCACTGTCCAAGAAGCGCCGCCACCCCACATGCCAACCAAGAAAGTGGCGCTGAAAAGCCCGAGAGCGCCTCGACGCCGGAGCAGAGCAAGAGGGCCGTGGTGAGCTACTGGGGCATCGAACCGCGGAAGCTCGTCAAGGACGACGGCACGGAGTGGCCGTGGTTCTGCTTCAGGCCGTGGGACACGTACAGGCCGGACACGTCCATCGACGTCACCAAGCACCACGAGCCCAAGGCCCTGGCGGACAAGGTGGCCTACTTCGTGGTTCGGTCGCTGCGTGTGCCCAGGGACCTCTTCTTCCAGCGCCGGCACGCCAGCCACGCCCTGCTGCTGGAGACGGTCGCGGCGGTGCCGCCCATGGTGGGCGGCGTGCTGCTGCACCTGCGCTCGCTCCGCCGCTTCGAGCACAGCGGCGGCTGGATCCGCGCGCTCATGGAGGAGGCCGAGAACGAGCGCATGCACCTCATGACCTTCATGGAGGTGACCCAGCCCCTGTGGTACGAGCGCGCCCTCGTCATCGCCGTCCAGGGCGTCTTCTTCAACGCCTACTTCTTCGGCTACCTCATTTCCCCCAAGTTCGCGCACCGCGTCGTCGGCTACCTCGAGGAGGAGGCCGTCCACTCCTACACCGAGTTCCTCAAGGACCTCGACGACGGCAAGATCGACAACGTCCCCGCCTCGGCCATCGCCATCGACTACTGGCGCCTCCCTGCCAACGCCACCCTCAAGGCCGTGGTCACCGTGGTGCGCGCCGACGAGGCTCACCACCGCGACGTCAACCACTTCGCATCG GACGTGTACTACCAGGGTATGCAGCTGAAGGCCACCCCCGCGCCGATCGGATACCACTGA